One Sander vitreus isolate 19-12246 chromosome 22, sanVit1, whole genome shotgun sequence DNA segment encodes these proteins:
- the pck2 gene encoding phosphoenolpyruvate carboxykinase [GTP], mitochondrial isoform X2 produces the protein MSCLLLGVIRRHGGVGASVGVRSLASIPSLPPAVAEFVKGAVDECKPTRVHVVTGTPEEAANILAGLEKDGMVKRLPKYENCWLARTDPKDVARVESKTVIVTKSQRDTIPIPAGGVKSQLGSWMSESDWQKARQERFPGCMAGRTMYVIPFSMGPVGSTLSKYGVQVTDSPYVVASMGIMTRMGTPVLKKLAEGAEFVRCQHSLGRPFPLKAPLVNSWPCNPEKVLISHLPDSRQIMSFGSGYGGNSLLGKKCFALRIASRIAKDEGWLAEHMLILGITNPQGVKRYVAAAFPSACGKTNLAMMKPSLPGWKVECVGDDIAWMKFDSQGKLRAINPENGFFGVAPGTSDKTNPYAMATIAKNTVFTNVGETSDGGVWWEGLNPPAAGVTLTDWHGKSWQIGSSTQCAHPNSRFCAPAGQCPIIDPQWESEEGVPIDAIIFGGRRPEGVPLVYESFNWQHGVFVGASMRSEATAAAEHKGKMIMHDPFAMRPFFGYNFGDYLAHWLSMESRKAPTHLPKIFHVNWFRKDPASGAFLWPGFGENARALEWIFKRCGREREDEAAKKSIIGWVPVDGAIDTKGLSGKVDMGALFDVPKSFWQKETKELRAYFTQQVGADLPAQVEAELKALEDRVHK, from the exons ATGTCCTGCCTGTTGCTTGGAGTCATACGAAG GCATGGTGGTGTTGGGGCAAGTGTCGGGGTTCGCTCCCTGGCCTCCATCCCCTCGCTGCCCCCGGCGGTGGCTGAGTTTGTGAAGGGAGCCGTGGATGAGTGTAAGCCCACCAGGGTGCATGTGGTGACGGGGACGCCGGAGGAAGCAGCCAACATCCTGGCAGGTCTGGAGAAGGACGGGATGGTCAAGAGACTTCCCAAATATGAGAACTG ttGGTTGGCCCGTACAGACCCGAAGGACGTGGCTCGGGTGGAAAGCAAGACTGTGATTGTTACCAAGAGCCAAAGGGACACCATCCCCATCCCTGCTGGAGGGGTGAAGAGCCAGCTGGGCAGCTGGATGAGTGAGTCTGACTGGCAGAAAGCCAGACAGGAGCGGTTCCCGGGCTGCATGGCAG GTCGGACCATGTATGTGATTCCCTTCAGTATGGGTCCTGTGGGCTCGACTCTGTCTAAATATGGTGTCCAG GTGACCGACTCGCCCTATGTTGTGGCCAGTATGGGGATCATGACACGCATGGGCACTCCTGTCCTGAAGAAGCTGGCTGAAGGAGCGGAGTTTGTCCGCTGTCAGCACTCTTTGGGACGGCCTTTCCCACTCAAGG CCCCTCTGGTCAACTCATGGCCCTGTAACCCCGAGAAGGTGCTGATATCTCACCTGCCGGACTCCAGGCAGATCATGTCCTTCGGCAGTGGCTATGGAGGAAACTCTCTCCTGGGGAAGAAGTGCTTCGCCCTCCGCATTGCCTCCCGCATCGCCAAGGATGAAGGCTGGCTGGCCGAACACATGCTG ATTCTGGGTATTACTAACCCTCAGGGCGTGAAGCGTTACGTAGCGGCGGCCTTCCCCAGTGCCTGTGGTAAAACCAACTTGGCCATGATGAAACCGTCTCTGCCCGGCTGGAAGGTTGAGTGTGTGGGCGACGACATTGCGTGGATGAAGTTCGACAGCCAAG GGAAACTGCGAGCCATCAACCCGGAGAACGGTTTCTTTGGCGTTGCTCCCGGCACCTCAGACAAGACCAACCCCTACGCCATGGCCACCATCGCCAAAAACACAGTGTTCACCAACGTAGGCGAGACCAGCGATGGAGGAGTGTGGTGGGAGGGCCTCAACCCCCCCGCAGCCGGGGTCACACTCACAGACTGGCATGGCAAATCCTGGCAGATAG GAAGCTCAACTCAGTGTGCCCACCCTAATTCCCGCTTCTGTGCCCCGGCGGGTCAGTGTCCCATCATCGACCCCCAGTGGGAGAGTGAGGAGGGCGTTCCCATCGACGCCATTATCTTCGGTGGCAGGAGGCCAGAGG GAGTCCCACTGGTCTACGAGTCTTTCAACTGGCAACACGGAGTCTTTGTTGGAGCCTCCATGAGGTCTGAGGCTACAGCGGCTGCTGAGCATAAAG GCAAGATGATTATGCACGACCCCTTTGCCATGCGGCCATTCTTCGGTTACAACTTTGGTGACTACCTCGCTCACTGGCTGAGCATGGAGAGCCGAAAGGCCCCCACTCATCTGCCCAAGATCTTCCACGTCAACTGGTTCAGAAAGGACCCCGCGAGCGGCGCCTTCCTCTGGCCCGGCTTTGGCGAAAACGCCCGCGCACTGGAGTGGATCTTCAAGCGCTGCGGCCGGGAGAGGGAGGACGAGGCGGCCAAGAAGAGCATTATTGGCTGGGTGCCAGTAGATGGCGCCATCGACACTAAAGGTCTGAGTGGCAAGGTGGATATGGGTGCCCTCTTCGACGTGCCCAAGTCTTTCTGGCAGAAGGAGACGAAGGAGCTGAGAGCCTACTTCACTCAGCAGGTCGGAGCTGATCTGCCAGCTCAGGTGGAGGCTGAGCTGAAGGCACTGGAGGACAGAGTGCACAAATAA
- the LOC144537502 gene encoding sialic acid-binding Ig-like lectin 14 has product MMSVIAVQSVKMVTANMLLSVFFVSGALAACPYNPGLFITAPKNMEALSGSCLRIPCNFRAKPDEEFKSARKTFGVWIKSSKDFAKYPQNVIFNSSWEHNLYPMKITGDLSQKNCTTLFSSLITKHTDTYYFRIENWPFRSTAECDPLQITVRGSAPRPRIEISGDLKEKESVTISCSASTPCPHSPPKLTWNLQQDPHNNIEENTDQTFTTKIQKTITLSDTHDGFTISCSATYPVNEGREVKTAEERKTLSVSYAPKNTSVSISPSGLVSAGSWVNLTCSSRAKPPASFSWFKNSKDGAIRVAKGKFYSVSVTSVTDDYHCVVTNVLGNQTSSWINLRSAENSDSSLIWASALGGIILILIIIICLAVCIRCCKTKHQTPQQPQSQGAEVLDMPGSWDVVRNQF; this is encoded by the exons ATGATGAGTGTCATTGCAGTCCAGTCTGTGAAAATGGTGACAGCCAACATGTTGCTGAGTGTCTTCTTTGTTTCAG GTGCTCTGGCTGCTTGTCCTTACAATCCAGGCCTATTCATTACTGCACCAAAGAACATGGAAGCACTGAGTGGATCTTGTCTGCGAATCCCATGTAACTTTAGAGCTAAACCAGATGAGGAATTCAAAAGCGCAAGAAAAACCTTCGGAGTGTGGATTAAAAGTTCAAAAGATTTTGCCAAATATccacaaaatgttatttttaacaGTAGCTGGGAGCACAATTTATATCCAATGAAGATTACTGGAGACCTGAGTCAGAAAAACTGCACCACTTTATTTTCCAGTTTAATCACTAAGCACACGGACACGTACTACTTCAGAATTGAGAACTGGCCATTCAGATCAACAGCTGAGTGTGATCCTCTTCAAATAACAGTTAGAG GTTCTGCTCCGAGGCCCAGAATTGAGATCTCAGGTGATCTGAAGGAGAAGGAGTCTGTCACTATAAGCTGCTCAGCTTCCACTCCCTGTCCACACTCCCCTCCTAAACTCACCTGGAATCTCCAACAAGACCCTCACAACAACATAGAGGAGAACACAGATCAGACCTTCACAACTAAAATCCAGAAGACCATCACTCTGTCAGACACACATGATGGATTCACCATCAGCTGTTCTGCCACATATCCTGTGAATGAAGGaagagaagtcaagacagcagaggagagaaagacTCTCAGTGTTTCAT ATGCTCCCAAGAACACCTCAGTGTCCATCAGTCCATCAGGTTTGGTGTCAGCCGGTAGCTGGGTGAACCTGACCTGCTCCAGCAGAGCCAAGCCTCCCGCCAGCTTCAGCTGGTTCAAGAACAGCAAAGATGGAGCCATCCGTGTAGCTAAAGGGAAGTTTTACAGCGTCAGTGTGACCAGTGTGACAGACGATTATCACTGTGTGGTCACAAATGTTCTCGGTAATCAGACGTCATCTTGGATTAATTTGAGGAGTGCAG AGAACTCTGATAGCTCTCTAATATGGGCTTCAGCTCTTGGAGGGatcatcctcatcctcatcatcatcatctgcctTGCTGTATGCATTCG GTGCTGTAAGACGAAACATCAAACTCCACAACAGCCTCAG AGTCAAGGAGCTGAAGTTCTGGACATGCCAGGCAGCTGGGATGTGGTCAGAAACCAGTTTTAA
- the psme1 gene encoding proteasome activator complex subunit 1, with protein MASLGIHLESKKQVDDFCQKLTKEAEELVSKYFPQKIEELQMLLKTSFSCEDLASLKAPLDIPIPDPVKEEAKRKKKEEKEAKEGKKDKDSDKEDEDSGPPCGPICSNERVESLLQEVKPQIQTLKEKLNTVSMWVQLQIPRIEDGNNFGVAVQEKVFELLTNTRTKIEGFQTQISKYYSERGDAVAKASKQSHVGDYRQLVHELDQYQYYELRLVVLDICNTYAVLFDIINKNYDKIKKPRGDGKALIY; from the exons ATGGCTTCTCTGGGTATTCATCTCGAGTCGAAGAAACAG GTGGATGACTTCTGCCAAAAACTCACCAAGGAG GCCGAAGAGCTGGTTTCCAAATATTTCCCTCAGAAGATTGAAGAGCTGCAGATGCTGTTGAAG ACATCTTTCAGCTGTGAAGACCTGGCATCCCTGAAGGCTCCGCTGGACATCCCAATACCAGACCCAGTTAAAGAGGAGGCCAAACGCAAGAAGAAGGAAGAG AAGGAGGCAAAGGAGGGGAAGAAGGACAAGGACAGCGATAAAGAGGATGAAGATTCAG GGCCTCCTTGTGGTCCCATCTGCAGCAACGAGCGAGTGGAGAGTCTCCTGCAGGAGGTCAAGCCTCAGATCCAGACACTGAAGGAGAAGCTCAACACA GTGTCAATGTGGGTGCAACTCCAAATCCCTAGAATTGAAGATGGTAACAACTTTGGAGTGGCTGTCCAG GAGAAAGTGTTTGAGCTGCTGACCAACACACGCACCAAGATCGAGGGGTTCCAAACTCAGATTTCAAA GTATTACAGTGAGAGAGGTGATGCTGTGGCCAAAGCTTCCAAACAATCCCACGTG GGAGACTACAGACAGCTGGTTCACGAGCTGGACCAGTATCAGTACTATGAACTCCGCCTCGTGGTCCTGGACATCTGCAACACATAT GCTGTGCTGTTTGACATCATTAACAAGAACTATGACAAGATTAAGAAGCCCAGAGGAGACGGCAAGGCTCTCATCTACTGA
- the fitm1 gene encoding fat storage-inducing transmembrane protein 1, translating into MDVKTENSSNGFTPEINLEKLNKMAAEVILLGKFILRLLDAALVFVTNVLARFLGSKLVRRHFHLMLSALVLFGPALSFWVSKYSIFANSNHYLYRKFLKSTWGWTCVFTASFMLLLSLSARHSPSLLLRHLSRIGVVGLLWWGCRRLLTLLEDAEGNCYEPMIPAQDIQGAASSLQPLLLLHEDQTKASCLRDNMVWRGYEVSQDVLIICLCCLLLVEEVSVFGLYLAQAKPLPWSHDAPLRFIFLLCVVLLALWMFLLLCLLAHFPKFPSQHLGGALGYLGWRGLYQGWYRLTPSWGCPGLPGEGLITTTDKDTQPQ; encoded by the exons ATGGATGTTAAGACTGAAAACTCCTCTAATGGCTTCACACCAGAGATCAACTTGGAGAAGTTAAACAAGATGGCTGCAGAGGTGATACTGCTGGGGAAATTCATCCTCAGACTCCTGGATGCTGCTCTGGTGTTTGTAACCAACGTACTGGCCAGGTTTTTAGGAAGCAAGCTGGTCAGACGGCATTTCCACCTGATGCTGTCTGCTTTGGTTCTGTTTGGTCCTGCGCTGAGTTTCTGGGTGTCAAAGTACAGCATCTTTGCTAACAGCAACCACTACCTGTACAG GAAGTTCCTCAAGTCCACTTGGGGTTGGACCTGCGTCTTCACAGCTTCCTTCAtgcttctcctctccctctcagcccgtcactccccctctctcctcctccgccACCTCTCCCGGATAGGGGTGGTGGGGTTGCTGTGGTGGGGCTGTCGGCGTCTCCTGACACTGCTGGAGGATGCTGAAGGAAACTGTTACGAACCTATGATCCCTGCCCAGGATATCCAAGGCGCCGCGTCCTCGCTACAGCCCCTGCTGCTCCTGCATGAAGACCAGACCAAGGCCTCCTGCCTCAGAGACAACATGGTGTGGAGAGGTTACGAAGTATCCCAGGACGTCCTCATCATCTGCTTGTGTTGCCTGCTGCTTGTGGAGGAAGTGTCTGTCTTTGGTCTTTACCTGGCCCAAGCAAAGCCTCTGCCGTGGTCCCATGATGCCCCTTTAAGGTTCATCTTCCTCCTGTGTGTGGTTCTACTTGCCTTGTGGATGTTCTTGCTGCTGTGTTTGCTTGCACACTTCCCCAAGTTCCCCTCGCAGCATCTAGGAGGAGCTCTGGGCTACCTGGGATGGAGAGGACTCTATCAGGGCTGGTACAGACTCACACCGAGTTGGGGCTGTCCTGGTTTGCCAGGAGAGGGACTCATTACCACCACAGACAAGGACACACAGCCTCAGTAG
- the pck2 gene encoding phosphoenolpyruvate carboxykinase [GTP], mitochondrial isoform X1 — MTPHHTGTLESMHGGVGASVGVRSLASIPSLPPAVAEFVKGAVDECKPTRVHVVTGTPEEAANILAGLEKDGMVKRLPKYENCWLARTDPKDVARVESKTVIVTKSQRDTIPIPAGGVKSQLGSWMSESDWQKARQERFPGCMAGRTMYVIPFSMGPVGSTLSKYGVQVTDSPYVVASMGIMTRMGTPVLKKLAEGAEFVRCQHSLGRPFPLKAPLVNSWPCNPEKVLISHLPDSRQIMSFGSGYGGNSLLGKKCFALRIASRIAKDEGWLAEHMLILGITNPQGVKRYVAAAFPSACGKTNLAMMKPSLPGWKVECVGDDIAWMKFDSQGKLRAINPENGFFGVAPGTSDKTNPYAMATIAKNTVFTNVGETSDGGVWWEGLNPPAAGVTLTDWHGKSWQIGSSTQCAHPNSRFCAPAGQCPIIDPQWESEEGVPIDAIIFGGRRPEGVPLVYESFNWQHGVFVGASMRSEATAAAEHKGKMIMHDPFAMRPFFGYNFGDYLAHWLSMESRKAPTHLPKIFHVNWFRKDPASGAFLWPGFGENARALEWIFKRCGREREDEAAKKSIIGWVPVDGAIDTKGLSGKVDMGALFDVPKSFWQKETKELRAYFTQQVGADLPAQVEAELKALEDRVHK, encoded by the exons ATGACACCCCATCACACAGGGACTCTGGAGTCAAT GCATGGTGGTGTTGGGGCAAGTGTCGGGGTTCGCTCCCTGGCCTCCATCCCCTCGCTGCCCCCGGCGGTGGCTGAGTTTGTGAAGGGAGCCGTGGATGAGTGTAAGCCCACCAGGGTGCATGTGGTGACGGGGACGCCGGAGGAAGCAGCCAACATCCTGGCAGGTCTGGAGAAGGACGGGATGGTCAAGAGACTTCCCAAATATGAGAACTG ttGGTTGGCCCGTACAGACCCGAAGGACGTGGCTCGGGTGGAAAGCAAGACTGTGATTGTTACCAAGAGCCAAAGGGACACCATCCCCATCCCTGCTGGAGGGGTGAAGAGCCAGCTGGGCAGCTGGATGAGTGAGTCTGACTGGCAGAAAGCCAGACAGGAGCGGTTCCCGGGCTGCATGGCAG GTCGGACCATGTATGTGATTCCCTTCAGTATGGGTCCTGTGGGCTCGACTCTGTCTAAATATGGTGTCCAG GTGACCGACTCGCCCTATGTTGTGGCCAGTATGGGGATCATGACACGCATGGGCACTCCTGTCCTGAAGAAGCTGGCTGAAGGAGCGGAGTTTGTCCGCTGTCAGCACTCTTTGGGACGGCCTTTCCCACTCAAGG CCCCTCTGGTCAACTCATGGCCCTGTAACCCCGAGAAGGTGCTGATATCTCACCTGCCGGACTCCAGGCAGATCATGTCCTTCGGCAGTGGCTATGGAGGAAACTCTCTCCTGGGGAAGAAGTGCTTCGCCCTCCGCATTGCCTCCCGCATCGCCAAGGATGAAGGCTGGCTGGCCGAACACATGCTG ATTCTGGGTATTACTAACCCTCAGGGCGTGAAGCGTTACGTAGCGGCGGCCTTCCCCAGTGCCTGTGGTAAAACCAACTTGGCCATGATGAAACCGTCTCTGCCCGGCTGGAAGGTTGAGTGTGTGGGCGACGACATTGCGTGGATGAAGTTCGACAGCCAAG GGAAACTGCGAGCCATCAACCCGGAGAACGGTTTCTTTGGCGTTGCTCCCGGCACCTCAGACAAGACCAACCCCTACGCCATGGCCACCATCGCCAAAAACACAGTGTTCACCAACGTAGGCGAGACCAGCGATGGAGGAGTGTGGTGGGAGGGCCTCAACCCCCCCGCAGCCGGGGTCACACTCACAGACTGGCATGGCAAATCCTGGCAGATAG GAAGCTCAACTCAGTGTGCCCACCCTAATTCCCGCTTCTGTGCCCCGGCGGGTCAGTGTCCCATCATCGACCCCCAGTGGGAGAGTGAGGAGGGCGTTCCCATCGACGCCATTATCTTCGGTGGCAGGAGGCCAGAGG GAGTCCCACTGGTCTACGAGTCTTTCAACTGGCAACACGGAGTCTTTGTTGGAGCCTCCATGAGGTCTGAGGCTACAGCGGCTGCTGAGCATAAAG GCAAGATGATTATGCACGACCCCTTTGCCATGCGGCCATTCTTCGGTTACAACTTTGGTGACTACCTCGCTCACTGGCTGAGCATGGAGAGCCGAAAGGCCCCCACTCATCTGCCCAAGATCTTCCACGTCAACTGGTTCAGAAAGGACCCCGCGAGCGGCGCCTTCCTCTGGCCCGGCTTTGGCGAAAACGCCCGCGCACTGGAGTGGATCTTCAAGCGCTGCGGCCGGGAGAGGGAGGACGAGGCGGCCAAGAAGAGCATTATTGGCTGGGTGCCAGTAGATGGCGCCATCGACACTAAAGGTCTGAGTGGCAAGGTGGATATGGGTGCCCTCTTCGACGTGCCCAAGTCTTTCTGGCAGAAGGAGACGAAGGAGCTGAGAGCCTACTTCACTCAGCAGGTCGGAGCTGATCTGCCAGCTCAGGTGGAGGCTGAGCTGAAGGCACTGGAGGACAGAGTGCACAAATAA